The genomic DNA ATCGAATACGACTCCAAGGTCGTCGGCACCAAGCGCAAGATGCAGGTCTACACCCCGCCCGGCTACACGGCGGATCAAAAGTATCCCGTGCTCTACCTGCTCCACGGCATCGGCGGCGACGAAACCGAGTGGCAGCGCTTCGTGAATGTCGATGCCCTGATCGACAACTTGATCCACGACAAGAAGGCCGAACCGATGATCGTCGTCATGCCGAACGGTAGGGCCCAGAAGGACGACCGCCCCGTGGGCAATGTCTTCGCCGCCGCCCCGGCCTTCGCCGTCTTCGAGCGCGATCTCTTGGATGATGTCATCCCCGCGATCGATTCCCGCTACAGCACCCGTGCCGACCGCGAGCACCGCGCTCTCGCCGGCCTCTCCATGGGCGGCGGGCAAACGCTCAATTTCGGCCTTACCCACCTCGATACCTTCGCCTGGATCGGCGCCTTCTCCGCCGCCCCGAATACCAAGCCGCCTGCGGAACTCGTCCCCGACCCCGCCAAGGCCACCAAGGAGCTGAAGCTCCTCATGATCACCTGCGGCAACAAGGACGGCCTCATCAATTTCAGCCAAGGAATGCATGCCTACCTGAAGCAACACAAGGTCCCCCATGTCTGGCACGTCGACGGCCACGGCCACGATGCTACCCACTGGGGGCACGCCCTCCGCGAATTCGCGCAGCGGATCTTCCGTTGATGCAAGTTCCTGGCGGGGCGACGGTAGTTCAGGAGAACCATGATCCGCTTTCCGACCCACGCCATCGCCGCAGTCGCCGCGCTCGCATTGCTGTCCACCCGCGCCACCGCGGAGGAGGCCGCCCTGCGCTCGGTGTTTCAAGACGACTTCTTGATCGGTGTGGCTCTCGGCAGCCGCGTGGTCGGGGGTCGGCAAGCGGAGGCGGAGACACTCGCCGCCCGCCAGTTCTCCTCGCTCACCCCGGAGAATGAGATGAAATGGCAGGCCCTCCATCCCGCCCCGGGCCGGTACCACTTCGAGGCCGCGGATGCCTTCGTCGCCTTCGCCCGGCGGCATCAGATGCAGCTCGTCGGCCACGCCCTGGTCTGGCATAGTCAGACTCCCGCCTGGGTCTTCCAAGACAAGGACGGCCAAGCGCTGGGCCGCGACGCATTGCTCGCCCGCATGCGCGAGCACATCCACACCGTCGTCGGTCGCTACCGGGGAAAGGTCAAGGGCTGGGATGTCGTCAATGAAGCGCTCTCCGATGGCGGCCCCGACCTCCTCCGCGATTCCCCGTGGCGTCGCATCATCGGCGATGACTACCTCGACCACGCCTTCCGCTACGCCCGCGAGGCGGACCCGCAGGCCGAGCTCTACTACAACGACTACGGCCTGGAAGACCCGCGGAAACGGGAGAACTGCCTCAAGCTCCTGCGCGGCCTCCGCGAGCGCGGCATCCCTGTCGATGGCGTCGGCACCCAGTCCCATTTCCACCTGCATCACCCGCCGCTCCCGGAAGTCGAAAAGACCATCACGGCCCTCGCCGGTCTCGGCCTGAAGGTCATGGTCACCGAGCTCGATGTGGATGTCCTTCCCTCCCGCGGCGATCCGGGGATTGCCGACATCAACCGCCGCGAAAAAGCCGAGCCTGCGCTCGATCCCTACCCCGGTCCCCTCCCCGATCCGATCCAGGAAGTGCTCGCCCGCCGCTATGCCGGATTGTTCCAAGTTTACCTCCGCCATCGCGACGCCATCACCCGCGTCACCTTCTGGGGCCTCGACGATGGCCGCACCTGGCTGAACCACTTCCCCATCCGCGGCCGCACGAATCATCCCCTCCTCTTCGACCGCGCCCTCAAGCCGAAGCCCGCTTTCCACGCGATCCTCGCGCTTAAGGGCTCCTCTCCGCCCTCAGAAACGGGGAAGTGAGACGTATTCTGTTAGATCGGCTCGGGGGTTTCTGTCACCCTCGCAGCCTTTCATCTCAATTCCCCTCCCTTGGGATCCATTATCCATTCCTTAACTCCGCCTTCATAGTAATGGCAGAAAAACCTCCGCATCGCATCTACCAAATGCCCTTCGCCAGCGTCTACCCCCACTACATCGCCAAGGCCGAGAAGAAAGGCCGCGAGAAGTCCGAGGTCGACACCATCATCCGCTGGCTCACCGGCTACACCCAGAAGCAGTTCGAAACTCACCTTAGAAAGGAAACCGACTTCGAAAACTTCTTCCAGAAGGCACCCGCCATGAACCCCGCCCGCACCCAGATCAAAGGCCTCATCTGCGGCATCCGTGTCGAAGACATCCAGGAGCCCCTCATGCGAGAGATCCGCTACCTCGACAAACTCATCGACGAACTCGCCAAGGGCAAAGCCATGGAAAAGATCCTCCGCTCATAGCGACGCAGCCGCCTTGGACTGGTCCAGTCTGCAGCCCTGAAGCCACTCCGACTGCCCGTCATCAAGGGTACGTAGTCCCGCCTTCAGGCGGACGAAGCCATCTGCCACTCCACCTCACCTTGATGCCTCTCCATCCGCGGCTGCGCCGCCTTGGACTGCGCGCAGCCTGCTGCCGCTTTCGGCAGGCAGCCCTGCTGCCGTGAAGCACCTCGCCAGCCAACACCCGCCTCACGCTCCCCCCATTCGCGGCGCAGCCGCTGTGGAGTGCGGCGAGCATCGCCGCATTGGATCGCGTCCGCCCCCACATCGCCATGTCGAGCCCCCCTCAAGCGCCCCCGCCACCTTCCGCCCGCCTCGCCTCCCGCATCATCCTCCTCGATGACCGGAACCGCATCCTGCTCCTCCGCGCCTGCGAGCCCGCCACCCGGCATATCTTCTGGCTCATGCCCGGCGGCGGCCTCGATCCCGGCGAGACTTTCGAACAAGCCGCTCTCCGCGAACTCCACGAGGAAACCGGCATCACCGCCCCCATCGGCCCCTGCGTCTGGTATCGCCGCCACCTGCACCTCTGGAACGGCCGCGAGTCCGACCAGTTCGAGAAGTTCTTCCTCGTCCGCATCCCCTCCGCCACGGACATCGTCCCACCCCAACCTGATAGCTACATCAGCGACCATCGTTGGTGGACTCTCTCCGAATTGACCGGCACCACCGACGACTTCGCCCCGCGGCAACTCCCCCGCCTGCTCCCTCCCATCCTCCGTGGTGATATCCCCTCCGACCCTCTCGATTGCGGCATCTAACATCTCGCTTCCAGACTCCCCTTCCCCCCACCACGATAATCGCACTTCCTCCTCCGCATGATCGTTCCCGACTACTGGGCGGAAGCCCGCAAGCAACATCGCGAGCCCGGCAAGCAAGTCACCGTCCGCCGCCTCGGTTGGTCCACGCTCAGCCAAGCGGATGCCCTCGAAATGACTGAAGCTCGCGCCACCGAGGCACTCGCCCGCATCCTCTCCGGCGAGAAGCTCGACCGGCGCGAAAGAAAGACTCCCTACAACGGCGCATCCGGAGTGCCCATCCGCGAGGAAGTCCTCTCCCGCCACGGCGACGAAGTCATCACGCGCAATTCCTACGGCGCGCATTGCCTCAATACCCCACACGCCCTCTTCGCGGATATCGACTTCGACTCGGGCGGCCACTGCCGCACCACCCTTGCCCTGATCATCCTCCTGGCAGTGCTCTCCATTTTCGCCGGCTTCCACTTCCACAATTGGGGCCTGCCATTTGCCGTCTTCGTCTTCTTCCTCCTGCTCGTCGATCCCCTGGCATCCTTCATCCATCGCGCGGCCCGGGCAATCCGGGGCGGCTCCGAACGCATCGCCCGGCGCCGTATCGATCGCTTCCTCGCCACCCGTCCCGCATGGAATCTCCGCCTCTACCGCACCCCCGGCGGCATGCGCCTCCTTGCCACGCATCAAGCCTTCGAACCCTCCGCCCCGGAGGTCCAGGAATTCTTCTCCGCCGTCGGCACCGATCCCGTTTACGTCCGCATGTGCCTCAATCAGCAATGCTTCCGCGCCCGCCTCACGGCCAAGCCATGGCGCATCGGCATCTCCTCCCACATGCGCCCGCGGCCCGGAGTCTGGCCCGTCGACCCATCCCGCCTCCATCTCCGGAACGAATGGATCGCCCGCTACGAGCAAGTCGCAACCGGCTTCGCCGCCTGTCACTTCCTCGAGGCCATCGGCTCCGGCACCGTCCACGACAGCATCCGCTCCGTCATCGACCTCCACGACCGCGAATCCAAATCCCAACACCGCGACCTCCCCATCGCCTGAACCAAGCGTATGTTTCTGTCCCAACGGGACTATGCAACAAAGCCCGAACTCGCCGACGCAGGAGCCCCCCCGGAATCGCGCCCGCATCACTCTACCTCGAAGAGGTCACCCACGTGAGCATCCCCCCTGCCGCTCGACAGAAGACCAGCCCCTCTGATGTCCCAACGGGACTGCACAACAAAGCCCGGGGTTGCCGACGCAGGAGGCTACCCCGGAATCGCCCGCCCGCATCATTTTACCTCGATGATGTCGCCCACATGCGCCCCCCGCCGCTCGACAGAAGACCTGCCCCCTCTCTGTCCCAACGGGACTACGCAACAAAGCCCGGGGTTGCCGACGCAGGAGGCTACCCCGGGATCAACCACCCGCATCATTCTACCTCGAAGAGGTTGCGCACGCGAACATCCTCCCCCTTGCCGCAAAATGGCCACATCTGATAGATAAACCCGGATCCCATGCCCCAATCCTTCTCCGCCGTTTATCTCCACGTCGTCTTCTCGACCAAATCGAGAGCACCCTATCTCGCCGACAAAGAGCTCCGGACCCACCTCCACCGTTATCTGGCGGGGATCTCCCAAAACCTCGATTGCCCCACGCTTCTCATTGGCGGCGTGGAAGATCATGTACATCTCCTCGCTCGCCACTCCCGGACGATTTCCCAATCCGATTGGATCAAGGAACTGAAACGCGCATCAAGCCTGTGGATCAAAACCGACCACCCCGCACTCCGCGATTTCGCGTGGCAATCTGGTTACGGAGTCTTCTCGGTGAGCATCTCCCAATTGGACAAAGTCCAAGCATACATCGCCAACCAAGAGGAGCATCATCGGAAGCAGAGCTTCCAAGACGAGTTCCGCGCGATGTTGAAAAAGCACCACATTGACTGGGACGAAAAATACGTCTGGGACTAACCCACCGGGAACAACACCCACCCTCTTCCCCTGTCCCAAAGGGACCTCACAACAAAGCCCGGGGTCGCCGACGCAGGAGGCCACCCCGGGGTAAGCTCATCCCACACCTCCTGAACCATGCCACGCCAAATGTCGCCTGAACAGGAACGCGAGTATTTAGAACTGCTCTCCTATCTCGGCTACTACTGCACTCGTATCTGGGGCGTGGATCGAAACTCCCCGGACCACCCCGCAAACGTGGCGGAAAACATTGCCGCCACCCACGGCCGTTCAAAGGCGCTTCAGGGCCTCCGACAAGCCGTCAATGACACCATCGAGAACCTCGCCGACCAACCGCTCGATTTCATCCAAGGTCTCGATTCCGAACTCCGCGAACGAGAGATCATCACCTTCTCCGAGATCCGCTGCCGCTATGCATCGGCCTATCGACGAATCTTGAAGCGCGGAAGGATCAAAACAGAAACGGAGCACCACATCATCGCCGGGATCTTGGCAGACTCCACCATCACCTTGGACGACCAGGTACGCGCAATGCTCGCCGAACTGATCACACGCCACGAGCGGGACCCCTGATCATCCTGTCGTCGTAGCACAGCCAACTCGGATCGCAGGCGGAGCTAAGCAGGCACAGAAATCCATGGAATGGATCGCATTGATATCTTGTATTCACAACATCAATCATCGACGATGGCGGCTCCCTTCGACAAATATCATCCTATGCGATACTGGAGAATGCAACTTCATCCATGCGATTCATCTCGCGCCACCCAATATGCATGCCGAAGCCTTTGTGCTGGCTATATCGGTCTGGATTTTCTTACCGAGGCAGGGGATCTGCTGAGCGATGCCACTCGAGAAATTGAAACGGGACAGAGCGACTACGTGGCCTTCGCAACCCAAATGGCGATCGGAGACCGAGTCCTAATCATGGCTCACCACTTTCCCTTGGCAGTCTGTACTGTCGCCGGTGAATATAACTACATCCGCCATACCTCGGAAGATCTCGGAATCTGGTTTAGACACTTCCGCCGTGTAGAGCAGGTGATTTTCTATGGGGATGCTGCCACCAATGCACATTCGTGGCCGAGAATTGTCATGACAGACACCATCTCTCCGCTTCACGACCCGAACTCCCAATCCTACCGTCTCATCGAGTCGCTGACGAATACCGAAGGCAGCGAAGCCGCCCCGGCGGAGCCCACCGCCTGAGCCGAGCATGATGGCTCATGGCCACACCTCCCCGCGGGAGATTCATTCAGCCTCTGATGCCCCAACGGGGCTGCACAACAAAGCCCGGGGTTGCCGACGCAGGAGGCTACCCCGGGATCGACCCCGCGCACCATTCTACCTCGAAGAGGTTGCGCACCCGAACGTCCACCCCTTGCCGACAAACAACCGGATCTGATAGATAAACCCGGACTCAATCCCTCTCCGTCGTTTATCTCCATGTCGTTGATGAACACGGAGCGAGCCGCAAGATCCCGAGCCGAACACGGCCGCAACCTGCTCGAGGTAGCCATACCAGACGGCTGTTACCACGGGCAGGCAGCCCCCGCCGGGTCAGGCGGCATCATTCTGTAATCCTCCTCCACCCGCTCGAAGCTTCAAAAGCCTCCAGCCTTCCGGAGTTCTTCAACCGCCCCTCCCAATCCGCTTTCGGCTTCATGCCCAGACCGCCGACGAAAGCTTCTAAACCATTCACCCAAGAGATCGGATCACCCTCCAGATCGCGCTCGCTCCACTCGAGTTTGCTACAACCGAAACAAACCGCGAGCCTCGAAGACACACCATTATCCGAATGAAACTCGATGCTGTGGCGCGGTGCAGCAGCACAGAAGCTGATCACCAGCGGCTCGGAAGCATCCATCGCGCGAAGCGTTTTTGACAATTCATCCCTTTGCTCTCCATTCAAGGGAACTCGCGCATACTCGACCGTCGGAACCTCATCGCTTGAGTAGATGCCATCTTCCCCGGGGCTATAGATCTCTAGGAAGTCGTTAACATGCGAATGTTCCACCACTTCGATCCTCGAAGCATTCGTAACCGCAACCACCA from Luteolibacter rhizosphaerae includes the following:
- a CDS encoding DUF2200 domain-containing protein, which translates into the protein MAEKPPHRIYQMPFASVYPHYIAKAEKKGREKSEVDTIIRWLTGYTQKQFETHLRKETDFENFFQKAPAMNPARTQIKGLICGIRVEDIQEPLMREIRYLDKLIDELAKGKAMEKILRS
- the tnpA gene encoding IS200/IS605 family transposase, with the protein product MPQSFSAVYLHVVFSTKSRAPYLADKELRTHLHRYLAGISQNLDCPTLLIGGVEDHVHLLARHSRTISQSDWIKELKRASSLWIKTDHPALRDFAWQSGYGVFSVSISQLDKVQAYIANQEEHHRKQSFQDEFRAMLKKHHIDWDEKYVWD
- a CDS encoding alpha/beta hydrolase, translating into MKSLASLLFCGLVASLAITTAQEPPTRPRELDAPIVLGPDDKPAYPAPPEGYNKPNDKGPRGKLEMIEYDSKVVGTKRKMQVYTPPGYTADQKYPVLYLLHGIGGDETEWQRFVNVDALIDNLIHDKKAEPMIVVMPNGRAQKDDRPVGNVFAAAPAFAVFERDLLDDVIPAIDSRYSTRADREHRALAGLSMGGGQTLNFGLTHLDTFAWIGAFSAAPNTKPPAELVPDPAKATKELKLLMITCGNKDGLINFSQGMHAYLKQHKVPHVWHVDGHGHDATHWGHALREFAQRIFR
- a CDS encoding NUDIX hydrolase, whose amino-acid sequence is MSSPPQAPPPPSARLASRIILLDDRNRILLLRACEPATRHIFWLMPGGGLDPGETFEQAALRELHEETGITAPIGPCVWYRRHLHLWNGRESDQFEKFFLVRIPSATDIVPPQPDSYISDHRWWTLSELTGTTDDFAPRQLPRLLPPILRGDIPSDPLDCGI
- a CDS encoding endo-1,4-beta-xylanase translates to MIRFPTHAIAAVAALALLSTRATAEEAALRSVFQDDFLIGVALGSRVVGGRQAEAETLAARQFSSLTPENEMKWQALHPAPGRYHFEAADAFVAFARRHQMQLVGHALVWHSQTPAWVFQDKDGQALGRDALLARMREHIHTVVGRYRGKVKGWDVVNEALSDGGPDLLRDSPWRRIIGDDYLDHAFRYAREADPQAELYYNDYGLEDPRKRENCLKLLRGLRERGIPVDGVGTQSHFHLHHPPLPEVEKTITALAGLGLKVMVTELDVDVLPSRGDPGIADINRREKAEPALDPYPGPLPDPIQEVLARRYAGLFQVYLRHRDAITRVTFWGLDDGRTWLNHFPIRGRTNHPLLFDRALKPKPAFHAILALKGSSPPSETGK